A single region of the Salicibibacter cibi genome encodes:
- a CDS encoding acylphosphatase produces MSIDHHLEHLKHSLPKDVVTYQTSFYTVALEGWRRGLKLNFYNNKRGSVPPLAYQYSLSDGKNEYLFTCARGSKTSNKAIDLAENKSTAYKYMKRNNVPVPENKTFTFSKTSIEKMCKHGEKIGYPLVVKPTDRGSGKGVYTNITSRKKLAECILKIRDEFRAQEVIIEQYFAGGVDYRFYVIKDKIIAVTKSYSSNVVGDGVNNIEDLISKRNRDIRKNVATKNRSIVIDNDLKRFLEEQHKSLEFVPENGERVFVRRHGTHLGDRLNVDCTQSVDPKFKEYAIKALNAVPGLPTGSIDMVINEERNEGIVNEINTKGEIMMHVFPFEGRAIDVPKHVIDFYFPHSNSRNENFYFEFKPIKDLLFNGYADQINIPMVPKGIQYQKNFTIKGKNLGPRYLRLLKRQAVKLYLIGSINPVSKKRLEIKTIGSQEEIDQFEKVINASGTKKSKIEDVTATQFEEFKGKSNISFEIISDD; encoded by the coding sequence GTGAGCATAGATCATCATTTAGAGCATTTGAAACATTCATTGCCCAAAGATGTTGTTACATATCAAACATCTTTTTATACCGTTGCTTTAGAGGGATGGCGAAGAGGACTAAAATTAAATTTTTATAATAATAAAAGAGGAAGCGTACCGCCACTTGCATATCAATATTCCCTGTCTGATGGGAAAAACGAATATTTATTTACTTGTGCTCGTGGTTCCAAAACATCGAATAAGGCTATTGATCTAGCAGAAAATAAAAGTACTGCCTATAAATATATGAAAAGAAATAACGTTCCGGTACCTGAAAATAAAACATTTACCTTTAGTAAAACCTCAATAGAAAAAATGTGCAAGCATGGCGAAAAAATTGGCTATCCGCTTGTAGTGAAACCAACTGATAGGGGTAGCGGTAAAGGGGTTTATACGAACATTACCTCCAGGAAAAAGTTAGCAGAATGCATATTGAAAATAAGGGATGAGTTTAGGGCTCAAGAAGTTATAATCGAACAGTATTTTGCAGGAGGCGTAGACTATCGCTTCTATGTGATAAAGGATAAGATTATTGCGGTTACTAAGTCATACTCTTCAAACGTTGTTGGAGATGGCGTCAATAATATAGAGGACCTTATAAGTAAAAGAAATAGAGACATACGCAAAAACGTCGCAACTAAGAACAGGTCTATTGTGATTGATAATGATTTAAAAAGATTTTTAGAGGAACAACACAAATCGCTTGAGTTTGTGCCTGAAAATGGGGAGCGAGTGTTTGTAAGACGACATGGTACGCATCTTGGAGATCGATTGAACGTTGATTGTACCCAAAGCGTAGATCCAAAATTTAAGGAATATGCCATAAAAGCTTTAAATGCCGTTCCTGGTTTACCTACAGGTTCTATAGATATGGTCATCAATGAAGAAAGGAATGAAGGCATTGTAAATGAGATTAATACCAAAGGTGAAATTATGATGCACGTTTTCCCATTTGAAGGGCGTGCAATCGATGTTCCAAAACATGTAATAGATTTTTACTTTCCCCATAGTAACAGTAGAAACGAGAATTTTTATTTTGAGTTTAAACCTATAAAAGATTTATTATTTAATGGGTATGCAGATCAGATCAATATACCAATGGTTCCAAAAGGGATACAATATCAAAAGAATTTTACTATAAAAGGAAAAAATCTCGGACCTCGTTATTTGAGACTGTTGAAAAGACAAGCAGTGAAATTATATTTAATCGGTAGCATTAATCCAGTCTCAAAAAAACGGTTAGAAATAAAGACAATCGGTTCCCAAGAAGAAATAGACCAATTTGAAAAAGTTATTAATGCATCAGGTACTAAAAAATCAAAAATAGAAGATGTTACTGCAACTCAATTTGAGGAGTTCAAAGGAAAGAGTAACATCTCTTTTGAAATCATTTCTGATGATTAG